The following are encoded in a window of Platichthys flesus chromosome 11, fPlaFle2.1, whole genome shotgun sequence genomic DNA:
- the elovl4a gene encoding elongation of very long chain fatty acids protein 4a, with protein sequence MEVVTHFINDTIEFYKWTLTIADKRVAKWPLMNNPLPTLAISTSYLLFLWLGPKYMKNREPFQLRKTLIVYNFSMVFLNFFIFKELFLAARSASYSYICQPVDYSEDPNEVRVAGALWWYFISKGIEYLDTVFFILRKKFNQVTFLHVYHHCTMFTLWWIGIKWVAGGQSFFGAHMNAGIHVLMYLYYGLASCGPKIQKYLWWKKYLTIIQMVQFHVTIGHTALSLYVNCDFPHWMHYSLICYAITFIILFGNFYYQTYRRQLPRRDASSSSKAGKALSNGALNGLSKAANGALMGSKEEKPQENSGRRKRKGRAKRD encoded by the exons ATGGAGGTTGTGACACATTTTATCAATGACACCATAGAGTTCTACAAATGGACCCTAACCATTGCAG ACAAGCGAGTGGCGAAATGGCCTCTGATGAACAACCCCCTGCCCACACTGGCCATCAGCACCTCCTACTTGCTCTTTCTCTGGCTGGGGCCCAAATACATGAAGAACAGAGAACCCTTCCAGCTCCGCAAGACCCTCATTGTCTACAACTTCAGCATGGTCTTCCTCAACTTCTTCATCTTCAAAGAG CTGTTTTTGGCGGCGCGGTCTGCAAGCTACAGTTACATCTGTCAACCGGTGGATTATTCAGAGGACCCCAATGAAGTCAGG GTGGCAGGAGCCCTGTGGTGGTACTTCATATCCAAAGGCATCGAGTACCTGGACACAgtgtttttcatcctgagaaagAAATTCAACCAGGTTACCTTCCTGCACGTCTACCACCACTGCACTATGTTCACGCTCTGGTGGATCGGCATCAAATGGGTGGCTGGAGGACAGT CGTTCTTCGGTGCGCACATGAATGCAGGGATCCATGTCTTGATGTATCTGTACTATGGCCTGGCCTCCTGCGGACCTAAGATCCAGAAGTACCTGTGGTGGAAGAAGTATTTGACCATCATCCAGATG GTTCAGTTCCACGTCACAATTGGCCACACAGCCTTGTCTCTCTATGTCAACTGCGACTTCCCCCACTGGATGCACTACTCCCTCATCTGCTACgccatcaccttcatcatcctcttcgGCAACTTCTACTACCAGACCTATCGCCGCCAGCTGCCCAGACGCgacgcttcctcctcctccaaggcAGGCAAGGCCCTCTCTAACGGGGCCCTCAACGGCCTCAGCAAGGCCGCCAACGGAGCATTGATGGGAAGCAAAGAGGAAAAGCCCCAGGAGAACtctgggaggaggaagaggaaaggaagagcTAAAAGGGATTAG
- the prelid3a gene encoding PRELI domain containing protein 3A: MKIWSTEHVFSYPWETVIKAAMRKYPNPMNPNVVGVDVLDRSLDAQGRLHSHRLLSTEWGLPSIVRAILGTNHTQTYVTEHSIVDPEEKKMELCSTNITLTNLISVDERLLYRPHPDNPEVTVLTQEAIITVKGVSLSSYLEGMMAMRMSANARKGWDAIEWIIQNSETENMPL; this comes from the exons ATGAAGATTTGGAGCACGGAGCATGTTTTCAG ttacCCTTGGGAGACAGTGATCAAGGCTGCAATGAGAAAGTACCCCAACCCCATGAACCCTAACGTGGTCGGCGTGGACGTGCTGGACCGCAGCCTGGACGCCCAGGGACGCCTGCACAGCCACCGACTCCTCAGCACAGAGTGGGGCCTGCCGAGCATCGTACGAGCG ATACTGGGaaccaaccacacacaaacctacGTGACGGAGCACTCCATCGTCGACCCAGAGGAGAAAAAGATGGAGCTGTGCTCAACAAAT attACTCTGACCAACCTCATATCAGTGGACGAGAGGCTTCTTTACAGGCCCCACCCAGACAACCCTGAGGT TACCGTCCTGACCCAGGAGGCAATCATCACAGTCAAGGGAGTCAGTCTAAGCAGTTACCTGGAGGGGATGATGGCCATGAGAATGTCGGCCAACGCCAGGAAG GGTTGGGATGCTATTGAGTGGATTATTCAGAATTCGGAAACAGAGAACATGCCTCTCTGA
- the fbxo32 gene encoding F-box only protein 32 translates to MPFLGQDWRSPGQSWVKTEEGWKRTSADDTNNNVSVESFCKAEQEECFNKENLLLSFGYDMAAKKRKKDFMNNNSKVPYFHMEKWIYVHKGSTKERHGYCTLGEAFNRLDFCSAIKDTRRFNYIVRLLELIAKSKLPSLSGVAQKNYINILEKVVQKVLNDQQNVRPIKELLQTLYDSLCDLVQDMGKSVLVGNINIWVHRMERILQWLHQLDNIQINRPASTGMTLKDLPVNLQLNIMERLSDGRDLVSLGQVCPELGTLTEDRLLWKRLCQHHFTDRQIRKRLMVSDKGQLEWKKMYFKLSRCYPHREQYSDTLHFCSHCHILFWKDTNHPCTANNPESCTMPLYPQDFINLFNF, encoded by the exons ATGCCGTTTCTCGGACAGGACTGGAGGTCGCCGGGTCAGAGCTGGGTGAAAACCGAGGAGGGATGGAAAAGGACATCAGCTGAcgacacaaacaacaatgtCTCCGTGGAGAG CTTTTGCAAAGCCGAGCAGGAGGAGTGTTTCAACAAGGAGAACCTGCTGCTTTCCTTCGGCTACGACATGGCTgccaagaagaggaagaaggacttcatgaacaacaacagcaaGGTCCCCT ATTTCCACATGGAAAAGTGGATTTATGTTCATAAAGGAAGCACCAAGGAG CGCCACGGATATTGTACACTGGGAGAGGCCTTCAACCGCTTGGATTTCTGCAGCGCCATCAAGGACACCAGGAGATTTAATTACATCGTCAGA ctcctggagCTGATCGCCAAGTCCAAGCTCCCCTCGCTCAGCGGAGTGGCGCAGAAGAATTACATAAATATTCTGGAGAAGGTGGTGCAGAAAG tccttAATGACCAGCAGAACGTCCGTCCGatcaaagagctgctgcagacgcTGTACGACTCGCTGTGTGATCTGGTTCAGGACATGGGCAAGTCCGTCCTGGTGGGAAACATCAACATCTGGGTGCACCGCATGGAGCGCATCCTGCAGTGGCTGCATCAGCTGGACAACATCCAGATCAACAGG CCTGCATCTACGGGCATGACTCTGAAGGACCTGCCTGTCAACCTGCAGCTCAACATCATGGAGCGTCTGTCCGACGGCAGGGACCTGGTCAGCCTGGGCCAAGTGTGTCCCGAGCTGGGAACCCTCACTGAGGACCGGCTGCTGTGGAAGAGACTCTGCCAGCACCacttcacagacagacag ATCCGAAAGCGCCTGATGGTGTCGGATAAAGGTCAGCTCGAGTGGAAGAAGATGTACTTCAAGCTGAGCCGCTGCTATCCTCACAGAGAACAATACAGTGACACCCTGCACTTCTGCTCACACTGTCACATCCTCTTCTGGAAG GACACCAACCACCCGTGCACGGCCAACAACCCAGAGAGCTGCACCATGCCGCTCTACCCTCAAGACTTCATCAACCTTTTCAACTTCTGA
- the klhl38b gene encoding kelch-like protein 38: MDRQAVEVFHYKDKEQSSSLLLQLNRLRQDRILTDVLLCSENTEIPCHRNVLVSSSPYFRAMFCHNFIERQQTKIHLKGITSTILSSVIDYVYTGLITISLDTVLPLMQAASMLQYGRIFEACSSFLQEQLSPDNCLSMVRLSEILNCNTLRVKAKEIAMKSFSDVSASEDLCELSLPELMGYLEDDSLCAEEEQVFETLVAWIHHDPYSRRGAISDLFKKVRLRHIHPTYLFQFIANDPLIQSSSLCTELIESVRRLMFAVNTKLIGETEVNFKPLWVAPRRYTSNDMLVVVGGRKNNEQTSREALVFDEESQKWQCLTKLPIRLYKASYVALHSVMYVIGGLTTNTKHGQVSPTVYTLSLKTNQWRTAEPMVEPRFAHRSVSYLHFIFVLGGLGPDRRVTDSVERYNSMFNQWETVAPMPEAVLHPAVAATNQRIYMFGGEDAMQSPVRIIQVYHIARNMWSKMENRTVKNVSAPAVIMDDKIYIIGGYTRRMIAYDTKANRFIKCANLKERRMHHSATVLNNRLYITGGRYINGHDIIEDSDGVDCYDPKTETWTSKGTLPYKVFDHGSLTLTSVSQTWAKS, encoded by the exons ATGGACCGACAGGCAGTGGAAGTCTTCCACTACAAGGACAAAGAGCAGTCCTCCAGcctgctcctgcagctcaaCAGACTGAGGCAGGACAGAATCCTGACAGACGTGTTACTGTGCTCAGAGAACACGGAGATCCCGTGCCACCGAAACGTCCTGGTCTCCAGCAGCCCCTACTTCAGAGCCATGTTCTGCCACAACTTCATAGAGAGGCAGCAGACCAAGATCCACTTGAAGGGGATCACCTCCACCATCCTCAGTAGTGTCATTGACTATGTTTACACTGGACTCATTACCATCAGCTTGGATACTGTGCTGCCTCTGATGCAGGCAGCATCCATGTTGCAATACGGCCGCATCTTTGAGGCCTGTTCCAGTTTCCTTCAGGAGCAGCTGAGCCCAGATAACTGTCTGAGCATGGTAAGACTCTCTGAGATCCTGAATTGCAACACCTTGAGAGTGAAGGCCAAGGAGATAGCGATGAAGAGCTTCTCCGACGTGTCAGCGTCTGAGGATCTGTGTGAGCTCTCTTTACCAGAGCTCATGGGTTACTTGGAGGATGACAGCCTttgtgcagaggaggagcaggtctTTGAGACACTTGTTGCTTGGATCCACCACGATCCTTATTCTAGAAGAGGAGCCATTAGTGATCTTTTCAAGAAAGTTCGCCTTCGACACATCCACCCCACATACCTCTTCCAGTTCATTGCCAATGACCCTCTGATCCAGTCCTCCAGCCTCTGTACTGAGCTCATTGAATCTGTCCGAAGACTAATGTTTGCTGTCAACACAAAATTAATCGGAGAGACAGAGGTGAACTTCAAACCTCTTTGGGTGGCACCAAGGCGCTACACCTCCAATGACATGCTGGTGGTTGTGGGAGGGAGAAAGAACAATGAGCAGACGTCGAGGGAGGCCCTGGTCTTCGATGAGGAGAGCCAGAAGTGGCAGTGCCTCACCAAGCTGCCCATTCGCCTGTATAAGGCCTCGTATGTTGCCCTCCACAGCGTCATGTACGTTATCGGAGGCCtgaccacaaacacaaagcacgGCCAGGTCAGCCCGACCGTCTACACACTCTCCCTCAAGACCAACCAGTGGCGAACCGCAGAGCCCATGGTGGAGCCACGCTTCGCCCACCGGAGTGTCTCTTATCTGCACTTCATCTTCGTCCTGGGAGGCCTTGGGCCCGACAGGCGGGTGACAGACAGCGTGGAGAG GTACAACAGCATGTTCAACCAATGGGAGACGGTGGCACCCATGCCTGAGGCCGTGCTGCACCCAGCAGTGGCTGCTACCAACCAGAGGATCTATATGTTTGGAGGAGAGGACGCCATGCAGAGCCCGGTCAGAATAATACAA GTGTACCACATTGCCAGGAACATGTGGTCCAAGATGGAGAACAGGACGGTGAAGAATGTGTCTGCTCCAGCTGTCATTATGGACGATAAGATCTACATCATTGGAG GATACACCAGGAGGATGATTGCGTATGACACCAAGGCCAACCGGTTCATCAAGTGTGCTAAcctgaaggagaggaggatgcaCCACTCTGCAACCGTGCTCAATAACAGACTCTACATCACAGGTGGACGCTACATCAACGGCCATGACATCATCGAGGACTCGGACGGCGTCGATTGCTACGACCCGAAGACGGAAACTTGGACATCTAAGGGGACTCTGCCGTATAAAGTGTTTGACCACGGCTCCCTGACTCTGACAAGTGTCTCACAGACATGGGCAAAATCCTAG